The region TACGAGTTTCAGACCAGCCGCCATGACATGCCCTCCAACAGTTTCCTAGGGGCCATGCCCCGCTCTTCAACTGTTGGGTTTGTACCCACTTTGTTCTCATAGAACAAGGGGGGAACATAATTTTTTCCGGAAGGCCGGGAAAACGGCAGAAATACGCGCGTTTTCAATCCTCTTCGCGGTCGAGCCGCCGGATCTTCCACCGGAATTCACGGGTCTGTCCGGGCGGAACATCGATATAGGCGACCCTGAAACCCTTGTGCAGCTCGTCCGGATTGCCGCGCGCGCGAATGTCCCAGTCGCTCGGGGTACCAAGCGAGAGGCGAACCCGCGCCATGCGGGAATTCGCATTGCGGAGAACGGCACGCATTTGCGCCCACTTGCCAGCTTCGAGCCGGTCGGCGGCGGTTTCGTCTTCCAGCTGGCACAGGCCGCGCACCATGCTGCTCTCGGAAATCTCGATCTCGACGTCCTGCGTCACCGCGTAATCGTAGATCCGGCGCTCGGCGATGAGGAGCGGTCCGGCTGAACTCGGCTCGAAAACCGTGACGCCGCCGGAGGGCAACGCGACCCCCAGCCCCTTCTCCTCTTCGTTCACTGTCTCGAGGTTCAGCGTGGTTCCCTGCAGCCGGTCGGACCAGTCGCCTTCGGACCATTCATAGGGATTGCACGATGCACTGTAGACGAACTTGCCCTCGACGCGCTCCTTGTCGAGGAAGGCGACCTGCTTGAGGCCCTGCGCGCGGACATCGACCCGTTCGGGAATGCGGTAGAGTTTCAGGTCGCCCAGCTGCTCTTCGGATGCGATGACCATGACGGGCGCTGCTGATTCCAGCGCATTCGCCATGCGCGATCCGGTGACCACAATCCGGTCTTCCATCGCCATTGCCATCGGCGGAGGCGGAGGGGGAGGAGGCGCAGCGGGGGGAAGCAGGTCGCGTTCCGGAATACCGGTGGCGGTGCTCCCGATCGGGTAGCATGAAAGGCGCACCGGATTTCCCTCCGGCGCTTCGGCAAGCGACTCGAAATCGCTTTCGATATTGAGCGTTCCTGCCACCGCGAGAAGCTGAGCGTTCTCGAAGCCCTGGTAATTGTCGTTGAGGATCGTCAGCCAGCTCATCAGGTCGAAGAACACCTTGCCCTTCGCCCCGCCCTCGCCGAGCCGCGCGACATAATGCGCTTCCCAGTCGAAGCCCCACGACAGGTACGTTAGTGTGACCGTGTAGGTCCCTCCTGTCCTGTCTCGCGTGTCGATCGAGAACACGGGATTGGCGGACAGGCCGGTGGGCACGCGGTCGAAAGTGAGCTTCTCCGGCAGGCCGGAGCAGCGTACCGCTTCGTAGCCGGCGGAGGTCTGGAGAACGATGCCGCCGTCCGCGCGCGTTCGCAGGATCGCCTCTTCGGTCTTCGCTTCTCCCGAGGCCGGGTTGGTCCGCGTTATCCGCACGCGGTTGCCGAGCAGGCCGTTGACGAGGGAAGCAGGAGACAGGAGGTCGGCGTTGCGGTTCTTCTCTATGGTGCCGCCCGGCAGGCCGGTGACGATGGCGCTGACCGCCACCATGCCTTCCGACACGCCGTCGAACAGGATCGTCGATTCACCCGGCGGGAGCGTGACGGTGCGCGTTTCGCTGATCATCGCGAAGCCCTGCGGCCAGTCGCGATCCATGCTGTCGTCGACGCCGCGATCGGGGTCGCGGTAGACGGTCACCGAAACGTCGGTCGGCTGCGAAGCCATGACCGGGTCGCGAGCCTGCGCCTCGAAAGGCACGAGCATCGCTGTGGCCAGGAGGGCAGCTACGAGGCGCATTGGCCGACCCTAGTAGCGCGTGGCGAAGGTGACGCGGAACTCGCGGTCCGAATTGGCAGGAATGGGCACGACCCATTTGCGCCGGTCGGAATTGAGCTGAAGCCCCGGCTCGTCCTCGCTGACGATACGGAAGTCCCGGCTCCACCAGCCGCGGTCGAGCCCCGCCTGCGTCAGGTCCACTTCCACGGGTACGGACTTCGCATTGGTGATCGTGTAGCGCATCGTCGTCTGCCAGTAGGTGACGGGACGCTCGACATCGACGCGGCGGACTTCCGCGTCGTCCTCGATCACGATGAAACGCGCGGTCCGCTCCCACTCGTCGGCAGTCAGCCGTTCGCGCTTTTCCACCTCGGCCTTCACGAAGATGTCGAAGGCATCGCCGGTGCGCAGCGACAGCTCGCTGCCCATCGGCGTGTGCCCGATGGTGTTCTCGCCGATGAACTGCGGGGTGCCTTCGCTGTCACGCTGGTAGAAACGCACCGCGCCGGCAGGCAGCGCATCGCCCAGCCCGCCATCGCTCGACGAGGAGAACGCGATTTCGCTCGAGACCGGGAACGGGCGGTCGTCATTGCGCATCCAGTCGATCGTGCGGCTGTAGATCTTGCGCGCCGCGACGCCTTGCACGTCGAGGAAACTCACCTGCTTGGTCTGGCGGTTGGCGATCGTGGTGCGCTCGGCTAGCGGGTAAAGATAGAATTCGCCGACCTGTTCGCGATTGGCGCTCTCGGTCCCGGCGCGCACCATGTTCCGGTTCGCCATCGGCCGTCCGGCATTGGGATTGCCGGCGACGAGCATGGTGTCGGCCTGATGGAAGGTCGTGCCGGTATTGTTGCTGAGCGTGACCCAGCCCTGCATGTCGATCGTCGCCGCGGCCTCGTCGTACAGGGCGACATAGTCGGCGTTCCAGCCAAGCCCGCGCGTCAGATAGCGGATCGAGGTGGGACGAACACCGGCGCGGTTGCTTTCGACATTGACCGACAGGGTCGGGCGCGCGCGCAGATTGGGCGGGACCCGGTCGAACACGACGCGTACCGGCAGGCCATCGTCGCGCAGCACCTCGATGCGGTCGCCGATCTGGACCACGACGCCGCCTGCGACCGAGAGAACCTTGGCCCGCTCGCGCGTTTCGGTGCCGGTGGCCGGGTTGGTCCGGACGAGCGTGATGGTCTGGCCGATCGCCTTTTCCATCATCTTGGCCGGGGTCAGGAGATCGAAGTCGAAATTCTGTTCGACGATTGCCGTACCCGGAGCAGCGAAGCTGAGGGTCTCGGGGCGGATCTGCGCGGATACGTCGGGGAATTCGACGCGGCTGCGACCGCGCGCGATGTCGAGCTGCCGCACGTCCTGCACCAGCGACTGGCCGTTCTGGTAGATCGTGACCGATACATCGCCCTGCGCAGTCGCATCCGGATCGTCGGCGGATTGCGCGAGCGCACTTCCTGCAAGCCCAAGGGTCGCAAGGCTCGAAACCAATGCGAAGCGGATCGTCGAAGTTCGCGCGAAAGTCATGTCAGGTCAGCCCTCCCTGCCGATTTGCCCAAGACTATCATACCTATAGAGCAGGCATGAAAAAGGGGCGCAAACATTGTCTGCGCCCCCCAATCTGAATTTCCGCCGAACGTCAGTTCCGCGACGGGAAAACGCCCACCAGCGCGACACAGTAGTTCAGGGTCGTGTACGGCTGCATGTTGTTCACCGGCTGACCTCCGCCGGTGTTGCCGACGGATACGGTCGCAGCATTCATCGTCTGGCCAAGCGACGGGGCGTTGGTATCTTCATAGACGATGTTCCTCGACCGGGCGAACACATTGCCGGTCGGGTTGCCGCTATCTGCCGGTGCAGTGTTGTTAATGTTGATCAGCGCCGAATGGTTATGGCTCGGCAGTTGGGTGATGTTCAGCATATTCGTCTCGGAGCCCGAACGCTGGCCGATCTGCCGTGGAGTCAGTCCCGGTCCGTTACCCTGGTGGATCGGAACACGCCCGCGAAGGTCTGGCAAGGCAAACGTCGTGCGGCCATCTCCGCCGTAAATCGTTCCGTAGAGCGAGAACAACGCCTGGTTCTGGGCAATGGCAAGCAGTTGCCCGTTAGCTGCGGCCCAGCCCCTCGGGCAGAAGGTGAAACCGACGGGTTCGATTTCGCCGATGAACGGGTTCGAGTCGGCCTGGGCGGGCGTCGCGCCCATGCAGGTTCCGATTGCAGCTGTCGCAGCCAATGCGGCTTTGAGTTTCATAATCTGGTCCTTTGCGCTTTGCTTCCCACTGTTTTCCTACGGGCCCGCATCGGGGCGTTGGCAACTAGCAGGAAGACGCGGATTCTCTTGTGCGAGTGAGCCTGGAAAAATGGGGCGGCGTGCCGTCACCCCTCCTCGGCGTTCGTGCAGAAAATCAGTTACGCGACGGGAAGACGCCAGTCAGGGCGATGCAGTAGTTCACCACGAGATACGGCTGCATGTTGTTGACTGCCTGACCCCCACCGGTGTTGCCGACCGACACGGTCGCTGCGTTCATCGTCTGGCCAAGCGAGGGAGCATTCGTATCTTCATAGATAAGGTTGCTCGACCGGGCGAACACATTGCCCGTCGGGTTCCCGCTGTCGGCCGGTGCCGTGTTGTTGATGTTGATGAGCGCCGTATGGTTGTGGCTCGGCATCTGCAACGTGGTCAGAGTGTTGGTTTCGCTACCACCACGCGATCCGAGAATACGATTCGTCAGGCCCGGGCCCTGCCCGGTGTGGATCGGCGCGCGACCGCGCAGGTCGGGCAGGCCAAAGGTCGTACGACCGTCGCCGCCATAGGTCGTGCCGAGGAGCGAAAACAGGGCCGTATACTGGCTGATCGGAAGCAGCTGGCCATCGGTCGACGCCCATCCCCGCGGGCAGAAATTGAAGCCATAAGTCTGCACTTCGCCGATGAACGGATCCACGCCTGCATGGGCCGGCGTGACCATCATGCAGGTTCCCAATGCAGCGCTTGCTGCAAGAGCGGCTTTCAACTTCATGGTACTCCCCTTTTTTCTTCCGTTTCTCAGTTCGTTGTTGTTTTTCGAACGGACCCTGAACGGGGTGTAACACAGCTCGTTGTAGATAGGGGAATTATTTCTCGGATGCGTCTGTACGCGCGCCTTTGCGCAGGATCTGACTGACGCAATCGCCGATCTGTTGCACGGAAAACGGCTTGGCGAGGAAGTGCATGTTCGCGACGTCGATTTCCTTGCGCAGCTGCTCTTCCGCGTATCCCGACATGAAGAGCACCGGCAGGTCCGGGCGCTGCTTGCGGATCGCCTTGACCATGGTCGGGCCGTCCATTCCCGGCATCACGACATCGGACACGATCAGGTCGAAATCATCGCCGCGCGCGATCGCCGCGAGCCCTTCCTCGCCATCGGAAGCGAGCGCGACCTTGTGACCGGACCTCGCCAGCGCGCGCTCGGCGACTGCACGCACCATGTCCTCGTCCTCGACGAGGAGGATGTGGCCGCTGCCCGACCAGTCGCTGGCTGCTTCCTGCGGCGCCGGGAGCTCGTCTTGAGCGATCTCGGCTGTGTCGTCTGCGGCGTGCACCGGCAGGTAAATGGTGAAGCGCGCACCTTCCGGCTCGCCCGTCATGCCAGGAGCGTTGTCGGCGAAGATGAAGCCGCCCGACTGCTTCACGATGCCATACACCGTCGAAAGCCCGAGGCCGGTGCCCTTGCCCTGCTCCTTCGTGGTGAAGAAGGGCTCGAAAATCTTGCCGAGCTTGTCCGCCGGGATGCCGCCGCCCGTGTCCTGCGCCACGAGCACTGTGTAGTCGGCGACCGGAATGATGTCCGATCCCATGGCGCGAATGTCCCGCGCGGTAACGCGGCGCGTCGCCAGCGTGAGCTTGCCGCGACCGTCGCCGCGCGACTGGATCGCATCGCGCGCATTGACGGCGAGGTTGACGATGACCTGCTCGAGCTGTTGCGGGTCCGCGCGAACCGCGCCGAGGTCGCGGTCGTGCCGGACCTTTAGCTCGATATTCTCGCCGAGGAGACGACGCAGCAGCTGGCTGACCTCGCTCACTACGTCGGGCAGTTGCAAGACCTTGGGCTGCAATGTTTGCTGGCGACTGAAAGCGAGCAACTGGCGCGTGAGGCTCGCCGCGCGGTTGGAGTTCGCCCTGATCTGCTGGATGTCGTCGTAGTCGCTGTCGCCCGGCGTGTGGCGCAGCAGCATGAGATCGCAGTAACCGATGATCGCAGTGAGCACGTTGTTGAAGTCGTGCGCCACGCCGCCGGCCAGCTGGCCGACTGCCTGCATCTTGGTCGCCTGCGCGACCTGACGCTTGAGCTTGGTCTCTTCGGTCGAGTCCGCAAGACTGAGCAGCACCGCTGCTTCTCCGAGCCCGCGAACACCCGCAAGGCCGAGTGAGACCGGATCGTCCGGATTGTCGCGCAGCCGGATGGCCATGTCGCCGCTCGACGCCGGTCCCTTGCCGTAGCGGCGCACGGCATCGGCCAGCACTGCCTTGTCTTCGCGAACGACGAGGTCGGAAGGGTATTGCGGAACGCCCTGCCCTTCGCGGCCGACGGCACGCAGGAATGCCTCGTTGCCGAACAGGAAGCGGCCGTCGCGGTCGGTCATGGCAAGGCCGAGCGGCAAAGCGCCGAGCAGCGCTTCAAGCTGTGCCGTTGCCCCGCTGCCGGGGGTTTCCGTGCCGGCGCCCATGCCGACGCCAGTTTCGACGAGCAGCATCAGCGAGTTCGCCTCGTCGGCGCGGGCCGGTTCGCCTGCGACGACCTCGGCCAAGGGCACCTGGAGCAGCATTTGCGGCGGGCCGCGCCTGCCTTCACGCGCAAAGAAGATGCGGTCGCGATCGTCGCTGCGTAGCTGCGCTACGAAATCCTGTCCGGCGAGTGTCGCAGTCGGGTCGGCAGCGGCACGTTCGGCGAACCCTTCGCTCACCGTCACGATCGCCCCGTCCGGACCGACCAGCGCAGCCTCTATGCCGGCCTGCGAGAGCCAGCGCCCCATCGGACCGCGCAGCATCTGCGCCGTGTCCTCGCCAGGGTTGGTCTCTTCCTCGCGGCGGATGCGCCAGACGAGGTAATCCTCGCCGCGGCCCGCCCGGCCGGCCTGTATCTGCCAGGGAGACTTGCCCTCGCCCGCATCGACCTCGCTCACCTGCGAGGAACCGTCGCGCCACGCTTCGCGGGCGGCGCGGGTCAGCATTTCGAGAGCGTCGCGACCTAGAGGCAGGTTTGGCGGAGCGACCTTCGGCCCGAACCAGTCGACGAATGTCGAGTTTGCGCAAACGAGGCGATTGGCCCGGTCGGTAATGGCGACCCCGACACCGGCTTGCTCGATCGCGGCAACGGTCACCGACCAGTCGGGCGGAGCAAGCTCGTCGCTCGTATTCGCGACGCGAATGCGGCTCGCAAAGAAGGCAACCGCGCCAAGGATAACGACCCCGGCGAGGTAAGCGACCACCAGCACGGCATCGCCGGTCAGCGCCCACAGGGCCGCGAGGCTGGCGAGCAGCGCTGCACCCAGCACCGTAAGAAGTAGAGATCGGCGCTCCCCTTGCGCCTCAGTCGGCAGGTTCATCCCTCACTCGTTCCCAACCGCTCGTCCAATCGCGCTTCCATCCTGTTCAAGCGCTTCCTGCGCTTGCGTGCAACCATCCAGCGCCAGACCCAGCCGGAAACCACGTAGCCGACCGCAGAGGATACAATCGCCAGCACGCCGAAGCCGAATACGGTGACCCCGGCGGCCTCGAACAATTCGATGAGCCACGACCAGCGTCCGCTGGCCATCTCGTCATTCGCAACGCCGCCCACGCTTGCATCGACCTTTAGAACGAATGCGCCGACCCTGTTCGCGACAACTACCCAGAAGGGATAGGTGAACGGGTTGGTGATGAAGGTGACCAAAGCCGAAAGTGGCACGTTCGCGCGCGCAGGCAGGGCTAGGAATGCTGCGAGGAAGATCTGCCCGAGCGGAATGATGAAGCCGCAGAACAGCCCGAGAGCCACACCGCGCGGGACGGACCTTCGGGTAAAGCGCCAAAGCTCGGGAGACAGGAACCGGTCCGCGATCGGGGCGAGATATTTGTTCCCCGCCATCTCGTCGCGCGAGGGCATGTATTTCCGGATCAAGTCGGAAAGAAATGTCTTGGAGCGGAAGTTCGTCATGGCCTCGTGCGCGCCCTGCTCCTCGCAGCGCAAAAGCGCAAGCGGATCGACGGGATTTTCGGCGGAATGGGCATCACGGTCGATATGGGTATTCCGACAGCGATGACCAGTCGCTGAATCGCGAAGAAATCAGCCGCGTTCGCGCATGATCCGCGCCTTGTCGCGTTTCCAGTCGCGATCCTTGATATATTCGCGCTTGTCCTGCGCCTGGCGACCCTTGGCGAGTGCAAGTTCGACCTTCGCGCGGCCCTGCTTGTTGAAATAAATGCTCAAGGGAACGAGCGTCATGCCCTTGCGCTCGACAGCGCCGGTCAACCGGTCGATTTCGCGCGTGTGCAGCAGCAGCTTGCGCGGTCGGCGCGGCTCGTGGTTGAAGCGGTTGCCGTGGCTGAATTCCGGTATGTTGGCATTGACCAGCCACACCTGCCCGTCGCGAACCTCGGCATAGCTCTCGGCGATCGAGGCCTCGCCCGCGCGCAGGCTCTTCACCTCGGTACCCTGCAGCGCGATCCCTGCCTCGAGCTTGTCCTCGACGGCATAGTCGAACCGCGCGCGCCGGTTCTCGGCGACGGTCTTCTGCTTGTCGAACGTTTCGGGCTTTGGTCGGGCCATGGTGGCGGCGCATGTAGTGGCTCGCCGACGACATGGAAACCCCGCGCATAATCCGCTTGCAAGGCCGGCCGGATGATGGCCAATGCAAATCGATAGGGGGCGACGGCATGACTGGTGGATCTGGACACGCGAACGGTTTCGAAATCGGCTCGGTCATGGTTGCGCCGGGGACGAGCGCGGATGTCGCCATTCCGGTAACGCAGATGGCGACCGGTTACGATTCGGTGCTGGCGGTCCGCGTGCTGCATGGTGCGAAGCCCGGTCCGGCGATCTTCGTCAGCGGCGCGATCCATGGCGACGAGATTATCGGCACCGCAATCATCCAGCGGCTCGCCAGGGAAATATTGCCCGAGAATCTCAGTGGAACGGTCCTGCTGGTTCCGGTCAGCAACATCTTCGGCTTTCTCAACAAGAACCGCTACCTGCCCGACCGGCGCGACCTCAACCGTTCGTTTCCCGGCAGCGCGAGCGGCTCGCTCGCGGGCCAGTTCGCCAATGCCTTTTTTCGCGAGGTGATCGAACGCACCACCCTCGGCATCGACATCCACTCGGCCGCCGTCCATCGCTACAACCTGCCGCAAATCCGCATTGCAGCGGGCAATGCGAGGCTGGTCGAGCTGGCCATGGCATTCGGCGCGCCGGTCATCATGGAAAGCCCGCTGCGCCCCGGCTCGATGCGATCGCTGGCACATGACAACGGTGTCGAGATGCTCCTCATGGAGACGGGGGAAGCGCTGCGCTTCGACCGGCTGTCGATCGAAACCGGCGTCGCGGGCGTACAGCGCGTGCTTGCCCACATCGGGATGATCGAGGCCGACGACGGGCTCGGCCATGTCGGCATTCCCGCCCGGGCGAACAAATCGAGCTGGGTTCGCAGCCCGCGCGGGGGTGTGACGCACCGCGTCCGCAAATCGGGCGATCCCGTGCGCAAGGGCGACCTGCTCGCCACGGTCGGCGGACTGTTCGGCGAGAACCCGCAGGAGATCGTCGCGACCACGGATGGCATCATCATCGGGCACGCCACCTTGCCGGTGGTCCACCAGGGCGATGCTCTGTTCCACATCGCGCACATCGCCCACCCCGAGCGCGCGGGCGAGCATATCGATTCGATTACCGAGGCGATCCTAGCGAGCGAGCCGGAAGGCCCGGCCGAACCGCTCCTCGACGAGGACGAGGTGCTTTAGATCAAGCCGGCGTGTTCGAGCGCTTCGTCGACCGCCTTGCGGCTCGCGGCGCTCGCGTTGACGAGCGGCAGGCGCACGTCGCATTCGAGCCAGTCATGCACCCGGGTCAGCGCATATTTGACCGGTGCCGGGCTCGCGTCGGAGAACATCGCATAGTGCAGCGGGAACAGCCGGTCGTTGATCTCGCGGGCCTTCACGAGGTCGTTCGCCGCGATCGCATCGTGGAATTCGGCACACAGCGCAGGTGCGACATTGGCCGTGACCGAAATGCACCCGGCCCCGCCCGCAGCCGAATGCGGCAGCCAGAGCTCGTCATTGCCCGATAGCTGGCAGAACTCGTGATCGAGGCCCATCCGGTGGTCGGCGACGCGCGACAGGTCGCCGCTCGCATCCTTGATGGCCACGATCCGGTCGGGATATTTCTTGACCAGCTCGACGACGGTTTCGTCCTCGATATCGGTCACCGTCCGGCTCGGCACATTGTAGAGAACGATCGGCAGGTCGCTGTTTTCGGCGAGGAAGCTGAAATGCGCGATCAGTCCGGCCTGGCTCGGACGGTTGTAATAAGGCGCGACGCACAGGCCCGCTGCCGCGCCTGCCTTTTTCGAGAAGTTCATGTGGAGCAGCGCATTGCGCGTGTCGTTACTGCCGCAACCGGCGATCACCGGGACGCGGCCGGCAGCCTGTTCGATGCAGACCTCGATCACGCGGTGGTGCTCCGCATTCGACAATGTGGAAGCCTCGCCGGTGGTCCCGCAGGGCACCAAGGCCTTGCTGCCGCTTTCGATTTGCCAGTCGACGAGACGGCGAAAAGCGGCCTCGTCAAACGATCCGTCGCGAAAAGGAGTCACCAGAGCGGGAATCGAGCCCGAGAACATTTGCACTTACCTCTTGTCAGGCCCATGAAAGACGGGAGAAAATTCCCGCAAACGGGCGCGTCGTTCAGCGCCTGATAAGGAGCCGCCTAGCACTATGTCCAGCATGGACCGACTGACACCGCTCGTTCTTGCCGCAATCGCCGCCCCGGCACTCGCCGCTTCGGCACCTCTCGCAGCGCAGGATGCAGCCAGTTGGGACCGTGCCCGGGCCGAGATGATCGCCCGCGCGCCGAGCGGCATGGCCCGTGCGATCGACCGGTGGGAACATCTCACCCAGTACGACAATCTCGGCTTCGAAGCCTACGCCGATTTCATCCTCGCCTACCCCGGTTTCCCGCGTGAAGAGCTGCTCCAGCGGCGCGCGGAAAACGCGTTGTCGGACGAACCGATCGAGCCGAACGAAGTCGTCGCCTTCTTCGACAAGAACCCGCCGGTGACCAATGCGGGCCGCGCACGATATGCGCTCGCGCTCGCTGCCCTCTCGCGTCCCGAAGCGCTGCAGATCGCCCGCTCCGCCTGGCGCGGCGGGACGATGAGCGGCCCGAGCGAGCTCTACCTCGAAGGGCTTTACGGGCTCGAGTTCACCGGCAGCGACCACCGTGCGCGAATGGACGCGCTGCTGTGGCAGGAGAACTTGGAAGCCGCGACGCGGCAAATCTCCCGCATCTCCGACGAGAACCAGCCACTCTACGAGGCGCGCCTCAATATCCTCGCCGGCAGGCTCGAGCAGGCCGGCAGCATGCGGGTTTCCTCGCAGGCGCTGTCCGACCCGGGCTTCGTCTACAATCTTGCCAAGCACTACCGCGAGACGCGCCAGTTGCCGCAGGCGATCAACCTGCTGACGACGCGGCCCAAGTTCACCTCCCTCCCCTTCGATGCCGAAGATTTCGTCGGCGAGATGCTGCGCGTCGCGCGCGGCGCCGGTGCGAGCCAGGCGACCCGCATCGCCGCTTCGGTCGACGATCTGTTCGAGCCGGGCGAGGATATCTCCAAGCTCTCCTACCGCCTGCGCGACGATTACACGTCGCTGATGTGGCTTGGCGGGACGAAAGCCCTCTGGTCGAGCGGCGATGCCGGTTCGGCAGCGCCCCTGTTCTATCGCTATGGCGCCGCAGCGCAGACCCCGCAGACGCGCTCCAAGGGTTTTTACTGGGCCGGTCTGGCAGCCCAGCGTGCGGGCCAGATGTCCGAGGCCAATCGCTACTACGAAATGGCGGCGGGCTATCCCGATCGTTTCTACGGCCAGCTCGCGCTCGAGAAGCTCGGTCGCCCGGTTCCGAAGCTGAACGGCAAGAACGCGCAGGAGCCCACGGCAGAGCAGCGCGCCGCATTCCGCGAGGAACCGCTCACGCGAGCGGTTGCCGAAGTCTCGCGCGGCGCCTCATGGCGTCTCGGCATCCAGTTCTACCGCGAGATCGCGCAGCAGGCCGATACCGAGGCGGAACATATGCTGGTGACCGAGCTTGCCCGCGACATCGGGCGCCGCGATCTTGCAGTAAACGTCGCCGAGGCTGCCGGTGCGGACGGTCACGACCAGTTCGTCGCGCAAGGCTTCCCGACGCTCCCCAACCCGCCGGGCACTTACTGGACCATGGTCCATGCGATCGCGCGGCAGGAAAGCCAGTTCGCCCAGAACGCTATCAGCCACGCCGGCGCGCGCGGCCTGATGCAGCTGATGCCAGGTACTGCGCGCGAAGAAGCGGGCAAGCAGGGACGCGCCTATATGTCGGCCGACCTGATCGACAGCCCGAGCTACAATATGCAGCTCGGCAATGGTTATTTCGCCCGCATGCTCGACTATTACGACGGCAGCTATCCGCTCGCCATCGCGGCCTACAACGCCGGCCCGGGCAATGTGAACAAGTGGCTGCGTAGCAATGGCGACCCGCGCAACGGCGGGATCGACTGGGTCACCTGGATCGAGCGTATCCCGATCTACGAGACGAAGAACTACGTCCAGCGCGTGATCGAGAATGCGGCGACCTACGAGCAGCTCTATCCCGAGCGTGCACGAAACGGCCGTCCCCGTGTCGCGGGCGATTTCCTGCGCTAAAGAGCTGCGCGTCATGCGCGAGAAGACCAACCCGATAACGCCCGCCGGCTATGCCGCGATGAAGGCGCGCTACGACCACCTGCTCGGCACCGAACGTCCGGAGATCGTCGAGATCGTCAGCTGGGCCGCGGGCAATGGCGACCGCAGCGAGAACGGCGACTACCTCTATGGCCGCAAGCGCATGCGCGAGATCGACCGCGAGGCGAACCACCTCGCGCGCCGGATGAAAGCCGCACGCGTGATCGACCCGGCGGACCAGCCGGACAAATCGCGCGCCTTTTTCGGAGCGACCGTCGAGATTGCCGACGAGGACGATACCCGCAAGACCGTCACCATGGTCGGAGACGACGAGCAGGACGCTGGAAGCGGGAAGATCGGCTGGTCGAGCCCGCTGGCGCGCGCATTGCGCGGCGCAGGCATCGGCGATCTCAGGACCGTCAGATTACCCGGCGGCGAACGCGAGTGGGAAGTGATCGCAATCGATTACCCGACCCGCGCCGACGCCTGAGTTAGCGCTCTACGCGTCGCAATCGCCGATGCGTTCGCCGGTGACGCGCATGACCATCGTGGCCTGACCGCCCGGCATCGAGGAATCCTCGATCTCGGCAGTCATCTGCATGTTCATCGAAGTGCCCGTGTGGTCGCCGTCGATCGTCATCTTGGCAGTACCGCCGTTCTCGGCGTTACACAGGATGCGGCCCTTGATCTTGCCGCCCTGCGCCGAGAATTCCTCGGTCGTGCATTCCTCGTTGTCCATCGAGCCCTTGGCCTGCTCTTCGAGGCCCTTGGCGACTTCATCTTCGGTCATGCACTGTTCGTTGCTGGTTTCCTGCCCGACCATCGCCTGCAGGAACTGCGCGGCTTCCGGCGGAGCGCCCGGCATGTCGAACTTCTCGATCACCATCGTGTTCTTCCACTTGCCGGCCTGCATCTGGATCTGGCCGTCGGACCGTTCCTCGCCGACGTCGGTCGCGCCGTCACCGCAGGATGCCAGAGCAAGTACTGC is a window of Erythrobacter sp. HKB08 DNA encoding:
- a CDS encoding phage tail protein; amino-acid sequence: MKLKAALAATAAIGTCMGATPAQADSNPFIGEIEPVGFTFCPRGWAAANGQLLAIAQNQALFSLYGTIYGGDGRTTFALPDLRGRVPIHQGNGPGLTPRQIGQRSGSETNMLNITQLPSHNHSALININNTAPADSGNPTGNVFARSRNIVYEDTNAPSLGQTMNAATVSVGNTGGGQPVNNMQPYTTLNYCVALVGVFPSRN
- a CDS encoding DUF4139 domain-containing protein, with protein sequence MRLVAALLATAMLVPFEAQARDPVMASQPTDVSVTVYRDPDRGVDDSMDRDWPQGFAMISETRTVTLPPGESTILFDGVSEGMVAVSAIVTGLPGGTIEKNRNADLLSPASLVNGLLGNRVRITRTNPASGEAKTEEAILRTRADGGIVLQTSAGYEAVRCSGLPEKLTFDRVPTGLSANPVFSIDTRDRTGGTYTVTLTYLSWGFDWEAHYVARLGEGGAKGKVFFDLMSWLTILNDNYQGFENAQLLAVAGTLNIESDFESLAEAPEGNPVRLSCYPIGSTATGIPERDLLPPAAPPPPPPPPMAMAMEDRIVVTGSRMANALESAAPVMVIASEEQLGDLKLYRIPERVDVRAQGLKQVAFLDKERVEGKFVYSASCNPYEWSEGDWSDRLQGTTLNLETVNEEEKGLGVALPSGGVTVFEPSSAGPLLIAERRIYDYAVTQDVEIEISESSMVRGLCQLEDETAADRLEAGKWAQMRAVLRNANSRMARVRLSLGTPSDWDIRARGNPDELHKGFRVAYIDVPPGQTREFRWKIRRLDREED
- a CDS encoding phage tail protein, whose product is MKLKAALAASAALGTCMMVTPAHAGVDPFIGEVQTYGFNFCPRGWASTDGQLLPISQYTALFSLLGTTYGGDGRTTFGLPDLRGRAPIHTGQGPGLTNRILGSRGGSETNTLTTLQMPSHNHTALININNTAPADSGNPTGNVFARSSNLIYEDTNAPSLGQTMNAATVSVGNTGGGQAVNNMQPYLVVNYCIALTGVFPSRN
- a CDS encoding DUF4139 domain-containing protein, which encodes MTFARTSTIRFALVSSLATLGLAGSALAQSADDPDATAQGDVSVTIYQNGQSLVQDVRQLDIARGRSRVEFPDVSAQIRPETLSFAAPGTAIVEQNFDFDLLTPAKMMEKAIGQTITLVRTNPATGTETRERAKVLSVAGGVVVQIGDRIEVLRDDGLPVRVVFDRVPPNLRARPTLSVNVESNRAGVRPTSIRYLTRGLGWNADYVALYDEAAATIDMQGWVTLSNNTGTTFHQADTMLVAGNPNAGRPMANRNMVRAGTESANREQVGEFYLYPLAERTTIANRQTKQVSFLDVQGVAARKIYSRTIDWMRNDDRPFPVSSEIAFSSSSDGGLGDALPAGAVRFYQRDSEGTPQFIGENTIGHTPMGSELSLRTGDAFDIFVKAEVEKRERLTADEWERTARFIVIEDDAEVRRVDVERPVTYWQTTMRYTITNAKSVPVEVDLTQAGLDRGWWSRDFRIVSEDEPGLQLNSDRRKWVVPIPANSDREFRVTFATRY